A genomic stretch from Pyxidicoccus xibeiensis includes:
- a CDS encoding ATPase, T2SS/T4P/T4SS family: protein MFLITLAEKGGGTEQREYHKNEITIGRLPGNDIILAKGNVSKYHSRIVAKDGKCIIVDMKSTNGTFVNGKKIAAPQVLKPSDQVYIGDYIINVEPLEEGPAMTRAGQQEEAYDDGGEEPYPEEEQYEEEEPYEEEAPPPPAAPAAGRMPASMASALAKNKKKVDPRQERYTRLQKEIHDRLIEYLDLRRMDMDRLGDDELWRRTEKAIRDIIDQMEADGELPEDVDREELLTDVINEALGLGPLEAFLASDEISEIMVNHANQIYIERKGKLTLAEKTFSSNQAVLGVIERIVAPIGRRIDESSPLVDARLKDGSRVNAIIPPLALKGPCITIRKFKKDSLKIQDLVKYKTLTAQMAEFLEMCVKARRNIVISGGTGSGKTTTLNIISSFIPDDERIITVEDAAELQLPQDHWVQLESRPPNLEGKGAISIRDLVKNCLRMRPDRIVVGECRSGETLDMLQAMNTGHDGSLTTLHANTPRDAIARLETMVLMSGMELPVKAIREQIASAVHMIVQQTRFSDGTRKICYVTEVSGMEVDIVTLQDIFYYKQDGFTEDHKVRGRFVASGFVPKFYDELQRKGIPVNMSIFRED, encoded by the coding sequence ATGTTTCTCATCACCCTCGCGGAAAAGGGCGGCGGGACCGAGCAGCGCGAGTACCACAAGAACGAGATCACGATCGGCCGCCTGCCCGGCAACGACATCATCCTCGCGAAGGGAAACGTCTCCAAGTACCACTCGCGAATCGTCGCCAAGGACGGGAAGTGCATCATCGTGGACATGAAGTCCACGAACGGCACCTTCGTGAACGGCAAGAAGATTGCCGCGCCTCAGGTCCTCAAACCGTCTGACCAGGTCTACATCGGCGACTACATCATCAACGTCGAGCCCCTCGAGGAGGGGCCGGCGATGACGCGCGCAGGCCAGCAGGAGGAGGCCTACGACGACGGGGGGGAGGAGCCCTACCCGGAAGAAGAGCAGTACGAGGAGGAGGAGCCATACGAGGAGGAGGCACCCCCGCCTCCCGCGGCGCCCGCGGCCGGCCGCATGCCGGCGTCCATGGCCTCCGCCCTGGCCAAGAACAAGAAGAAGGTGGACCCCCGCCAGGAGCGCTACACGCGCCTCCAGAAGGAGATCCACGACCGGCTCATCGAGTACCTCGACCTGCGTCGCATGGACATGGACCGGCTCGGGGACGACGAGCTGTGGCGGCGCACCGAGAAGGCCATCCGCGACATCATCGACCAGATGGAGGCGGACGGAGAGCTCCCGGAGGACGTGGACCGGGAGGAGCTGCTCACCGACGTCATCAACGAGGCGCTGGGCCTGGGGCCCCTGGAGGCGTTCCTCGCGTCGGATGAGATCAGCGAGATCATGGTGAACCACGCCAACCAGATCTACATCGAGCGCAAGGGCAAGCTGACGCTGGCGGAGAAGACCTTCTCCTCCAACCAGGCGGTGCTCGGCGTCATCGAGCGGATTGTCGCGCCCATCGGCCGGCGCATCGACGAGTCCAGCCCGCTGGTGGACGCGCGCCTCAAGGACGGCAGCCGCGTCAACGCCATCATCCCCCCGCTGGCGCTCAAGGGCCCCTGCATCACCATCCGCAAGTTCAAGAAGGACTCGCTGAAGATCCAGGACCTGGTCAAGTACAAGACCCTGACGGCGCAGATGGCCGAGTTCCTGGAGATGTGCGTGAAGGCGCGGCGCAACATCGTCATCTCCGGCGGCACGGGCTCCGGGAAGACGACGACGCTCAACATCATCAGCTCCTTCATCCCGGACGACGAGCGCATCATCACCGTGGAAGACGCGGCGGAGCTGCAGCTGCCGCAGGACCACTGGGTGCAGCTGGAGAGCCGGCCTCCCAACCTGGAAGGCAAGGGCGCCATCAGCATCCGCGACCTGGTGAAGAACTGCCTGCGCATGCGGCCCGACCGCATCGTCGTGGGCGAGTGCCGCTCGGGCGAGACGCTGGACATGCTGCAGGCGATGAACACGGGCCACGACGGCTCGCTCACCACGCTGCACGCCAACACCCCGCGCGACGCCATTGCCCGGCTGGAGACGATGGTGCTGATGTCCGGCATGGAGCTGCCGGTGAAGGCCATCCGCGAGCAGATCGCCAGCGCGGTGCACATGATCGTCCAGCAGACGCGCTTCTCCGACGGTACGCGGAAGATCTGCTACGTGACGGAGGTGTCGGGCATGGAGGTGGACATCGTCACCCTCCAGGACATCTTCTATTACAAGCAGGACGGCTTCACGGAGGACCACAAGGTGCGTGGCCGCTTCGTGGCCTCCGGGTTCGTGCCAAAGTTCTACGACGAGCTTCAGCGCAAGGGCATCCCCGTCAACATGAGCATCTTCCGGGAGGACTGA
- a CDS encoding FHA domain-containing protein: MATLVVRLPDGTENEHEVAGELKLGRQQGCDILLTEGGVSRTHARVFDEGGTVFIEDLGSANGTFVDGERIAEPTPLTSKSEVVLGDYTLSLKAEAPSRGSGARKAAKSAPPAEDVAVGSEGAGARATRALPSIKSKSPAGPGAPKRPARPAAPSRPGGAAGGGGSTGPMLRGLVGPWAGRTYPLRGKVIVGRQPPAAVMLEDDSVSRRHAELEAGPSGVTVKDLGSANGTLLNGEPLGPEPVPLEPGDQLQFGVVEMSFDMEEAALAVPTRRGSGPIPTRRGAGGAAAAAAEEDAAPPGRKKLLVAAGGVMALLVVAAVVKVALPGGGAADVDTGPAAPVDPTEQVQELLSECRSYASSELGAPNWARAEEVCTKALDLDPIHPEANTLIRRIKLEKESYEHYSAGEKLLQRLKPEEALESFRKIQKESEYFRRARGKAREAAEQVTKRAQEDCRLYLRNSQWSAAVPRCQVYMAVWCQSQSRESLQPPLGYTLKLEGRLRRNEWRPKDSLFVKFLMARQRLDPNAAPWTCPASDVLEYDDQPTDPRSIVDAAVKKRYTNKLLQAAVMDYWTGRGSEALATLQALRRNYEAAQFHAQADELLKTMSTVDQLFKGGQSYLAADDPEKAAEPFREALDLDKQLMQELAESKPSFYRRNILQDMADKSYQRGKAWADRQDKRRACKVWKLGFAFYAGNPDLNKAAAFCSSLALATFKGSGGCPDLAAAMDYAVKGDGVEELVVEKKKEWSCP; encoded by the coding sequence ATGGCCACCCTCGTCGTCCGTCTCCCCGACGGCACGGAGAACGAACACGAAGTCGCTGGTGAGCTGAAGCTCGGCCGCCAGCAGGGCTGCGACATCCTCCTCACGGAAGGGGGCGTGTCGCGCACGCACGCGAGGGTCTTCGACGAAGGCGGCACCGTCTTCATCGAGGACCTCGGCAGTGCCAACGGCACCTTCGTGGATGGCGAGCGCATCGCCGAGCCCACGCCGCTCACCTCGAAGTCGGAGGTCGTGCTGGGCGACTACACGCTGAGCCTCAAGGCGGAGGCGCCGTCCCGGGGGAGTGGGGCGCGCAAGGCGGCGAAGTCCGCGCCTCCGGCCGAGGACGTGGCGGTGGGCTCGGAGGGGGCGGGGGCCCGCGCCACCCGTGCGCTGCCCAGCATCAAGTCGAAGTCCCCGGCGGGCCCGGGCGCGCCGAAGCGGCCCGCGCGGCCCGCGGCGCCCTCGCGCCCGGGTGGGGCGGCCGGGGGCGGGGGCAGCACGGGGCCCATGCTTCGCGGGCTGGTGGGGCCGTGGGCGGGGCGGACGTATCCCCTCCGGGGCAAGGTCATCGTGGGGCGGCAGCCTCCGGCGGCGGTGATGCTGGAGGACGACTCGGTCAGCCGCCGGCACGCGGAGCTGGAGGCGGGCCCGTCCGGCGTGACGGTGAAGGACCTGGGCAGCGCCAACGGCACGCTCCTCAACGGGGAGCCGCTGGGGCCCGAGCCGGTGCCGCTGGAGCCGGGCGACCAGCTCCAGTTCGGCGTGGTGGAGATGTCCTTCGACATGGAGGAGGCCGCGCTGGCGGTGCCGACGCGGCGCGGCTCGGGCCCCATCCCCACGCGGCGGGGCGCGGGTGGCGCGGCCGCTGCTGCCGCGGAAGAGGATGCCGCGCCGCCGGGCCGCAAGAAGCTGCTGGTGGCGGCCGGTGGCGTGATGGCGCTGCTGGTGGTGGCGGCGGTGGTGAAGGTGGCGCTCCCGGGCGGAGGCGCGGCGGACGTGGACACGGGCCCCGCGGCGCCGGTCGACCCGACGGAGCAGGTGCAGGAGCTGCTCAGCGAGTGCCGCTCCTACGCCTCCAGCGAGCTGGGGGCGCCCAACTGGGCCCGCGCCGAGGAGGTCTGCACCAAGGCGCTGGACCTGGACCCCATCCACCCGGAGGCCAACACCCTCATCCGGCGCATCAAGCTGGAGAAGGAGTCCTACGAGCACTACTCGGCGGGCGAGAAGCTGCTGCAGCGCCTCAAGCCGGAGGAGGCCCTGGAGTCCTTCCGGAAGATCCAGAAGGAGAGCGAGTACTTCCGCCGCGCCCGGGGCAAGGCGCGCGAGGCGGCCGAGCAGGTGACGAAGCGGGCGCAGGAGGACTGCCGGCTGTACCTGCGCAACTCGCAGTGGAGCGCCGCGGTGCCGCGCTGCCAGGTGTACATGGCGGTGTGGTGCCAGAGCCAGTCGCGGGAGAGCCTGCAGCCGCCCCTGGGCTACACGCTGAAGCTGGAGGGCCGCCTGCGCCGCAACGAGTGGCGGCCCAAGGACTCGCTCTTCGTGAAGTTCCTCATGGCCCGGCAGCGGCTGGACCCCAACGCGGCGCCGTGGACGTGCCCGGCCTCGGACGTGCTCGAGTACGACGACCAGCCCACCGACCCGCGCTCCATCGTCGATGCGGCGGTGAAGAAGCGCTACACCAACAAGCTGCTGCAGGCGGCGGTGATGGACTACTGGACCGGCCGCGGCAGCGAGGCGCTGGCCACCCTCCAGGCGCTGCGCCGCAACTACGAGGCCGCGCAGTTCCACGCGCAGGCGGACGAGCTGCTGAAGACCATGTCCACCGTGGATCAGCTCTTCAAGGGCGGGCAGAGCTACCTGGCGGCCGACGACCCGGAGAAGGCCGCCGAGCCCTTCCGCGAGGCGCTGGACCTGGACAAGCAGCTGATGCAGGAGCTGGCGGAGTCCAAGCCGTCCTTCTACCGGCGCAACATCCTCCAGGACATGGCGGACAAGTCCTACCAGCGCGGCAAGGCGTGGGCGGACCGCCAGGACAAGCGCCGCGCCTGCAAGGTGTGGAAGCTGGGCTTCGCCTTCTACGCGGGCAACCCGGACCTCAACAAGGCGGCGGCCTTCTGCTCCAGCCTGGCGCTGGCGACCTTCAAGGGCTCGGGCGGCTGTCCCGACCTGGCGGCGGCGATGGACTACGCCGTCAAGGGCGACGGGGTGGAGGAGCTGGTGGTGGAGAAGAAGAAGGAGTGGAGCTGCCCCTGA
- the polA gene encoding DNA polymerase I gives MADTSPSRSAPTLVLIDASGFIFRAYHAIPPLTTSKGVPTNAVLGFTRMVLKALRDLAPTHVALAFDKESRTERQKIDPNYKANREGPPEDLVPQFALIRRVVEALNLPLLEAAGWEADDVIGTLAVKAKAEGFCVRVVTGDKDFVQIVEPDVRLFDPMKDTHTGPDEVKAKLGIEPRQMRDYLALIGDAVDNVPKVPGIGPKTATELIQQFGDVETLLSRLDEVKKPKIREAIGAHRESLTRAKQLVTFKTDLPLDVKMADLARREVDAARARELFTELEFYALLKDLPQQGLPQAEPKEKPAPLASSHQVPGTEAELKTLADAVRAAGSVSLVPAYEGLPFAAKLVGLGVALPDASTYYVPLRHDVLGVTQVKPDVFTAAFKAVLEDAAVKKGGHDLKALTLVLANDGISLRGAHDDVELLSYLLNPSRREHALADLARERLATELPVLPAAAEGRRGKKDKALADHTVEELAPGFAIRAEAARRLAPELWKELEAVQLAELAQKLELPLLPILARMEQRGVKLDTVELARISVKVDAAVEAQVKEVYKHAGREFNIGSNPQLVEVLFTDLKLPIIKKGKTGPSADQEVLEKLSEEHPLPAAIIEYRSLSKLKSTYLDTLPTLVAADGRIHTTYHQAATATGRLSSTDPNLQNIPVRTELGREIRRAFVAAEGHQLVSADYSQVELRLLAHIAEDPVLIDAFLNDQDIHTRTAAEVFGVPPEQVDREQRRRAKMVNFGIAYGLSPHGLAARLGIPQEEARDIIERYFIRYAGIRNYLLETVEKARKTGYVETLYGRRRYMPDLLSKNRGVAQAAERAAINMPIQGTAADLIKMAMLAVDAELRKEGLRTVMLLQVHDELLFEAPDAEVERVKALAMKGMSSVASLKVPLKVDVGAGRSWSDAH, from the coding sequence ATGGCCGACACCAGCCCCTCGCGCTCCGCGCCCACCCTGGTCCTCATCGACGCGTCCGGCTTCATCTTCCGCGCCTACCACGCGATTCCGCCCCTCACCACGAGCAAGGGCGTGCCCACCAACGCCGTGCTGGGCTTCACCCGCATGGTGCTCAAGGCCCTGAGAGACCTGGCCCCCACGCACGTGGCGCTCGCCTTCGACAAGGAGAGCCGCACGGAGCGGCAGAAGATAGACCCCAACTACAAGGCCAACCGCGAGGGCCCGCCGGAAGATTTGGTGCCGCAGTTCGCGCTCATCCGCCGGGTGGTGGAGGCGCTCAACCTGCCCCTGCTCGAGGCGGCCGGCTGGGAGGCGGACGACGTCATCGGCACGCTGGCGGTGAAGGCGAAGGCGGAGGGCTTCTGCGTCCGCGTCGTCACCGGCGACAAGGACTTCGTCCAGATTGTCGAGCCGGACGTGCGCCTGTTCGACCCGATGAAGGACACGCACACCGGGCCGGACGAGGTGAAGGCGAAGCTGGGCATCGAACCCCGGCAGATGCGCGACTACCTGGCCCTCATCGGCGACGCGGTGGACAACGTCCCCAAGGTGCCCGGCATCGGCCCCAAGACGGCCACGGAGCTCATCCAGCAGTTCGGCGACGTGGAGACGCTGCTGTCCCGGCTGGACGAGGTGAAGAAGCCGAAGATTCGCGAGGCCATCGGCGCCCACCGCGAGAGCCTCACGCGCGCCAAGCAGCTGGTGACGTTCAAGACGGACCTGCCGCTGGACGTGAAGATGGCGGACCTCGCCCGCCGGGAGGTGGACGCGGCGCGCGCCCGGGAGCTGTTCACCGAGCTGGAGTTCTACGCGCTCCTCAAGGACCTGCCGCAGCAGGGGCTGCCGCAGGCGGAGCCGAAGGAGAAGCCCGCGCCGCTGGCCTCCTCGCACCAGGTGCCCGGCACGGAGGCGGAGCTGAAGACGCTGGCGGACGCCGTGCGCGCGGCGGGCTCCGTCTCGCTGGTGCCCGCGTACGAGGGGCTGCCCTTCGCCGCGAAGCTGGTGGGCCTGGGCGTGGCCCTGCCGGACGCGAGCACGTACTACGTGCCGCTGCGCCATGACGTGCTCGGCGTCACCCAGGTGAAGCCGGACGTCTTCACCGCGGCCTTCAAGGCCGTGCTGGAGGACGCGGCGGTGAAGAAGGGCGGGCACGACCTGAAGGCCCTCACCCTGGTGCTGGCCAACGACGGCATCTCCCTGCGCGGCGCGCACGACGACGTGGAGCTGCTCAGCTACCTGCTCAACCCGTCCCGGCGCGAGCACGCGCTGGCGGACCTGGCGCGCGAGCGGCTGGCGACGGAGCTGCCCGTGCTGCCAGCGGCGGCGGAGGGCAGGCGGGGCAAGAAGGACAAGGCGCTGGCGGACCACACGGTGGAGGAGCTGGCCCCCGGCTTCGCCATCCGCGCGGAGGCGGCGCGGCGGCTGGCGCCCGAGCTGTGGAAGGAGCTGGAGGCGGTGCAGCTGGCGGAGCTGGCGCAGAAGCTGGAGCTGCCGCTCTTGCCCATCCTCGCGCGCATGGAGCAGCGGGGCGTGAAGCTGGACACCGTCGAGCTGGCCCGCATCTCCGTGAAGGTGGACGCCGCCGTCGAGGCGCAGGTGAAGGAGGTCTACAAGCACGCGGGCCGCGAGTTCAACATCGGCTCCAACCCGCAGCTGGTGGAGGTGCTCTTCACGGACCTGAAGCTGCCCATCATCAAGAAGGGCAAGACGGGCCCGTCCGCGGACCAGGAGGTGCTGGAGAAGCTGTCCGAGGAGCACCCGCTGCCCGCCGCCATCATCGAGTACCGCAGCCTGTCCAAGCTGAAGAGCACCTACCTGGACACGCTGCCCACGCTGGTGGCCGCGGACGGGCGCATCCACACCACCTACCACCAGGCCGCCACCGCCACCGGCCGCCTGTCCTCCACGGACCCCAACCTCCAGAACATCCCCGTGCGCACCGAGCTGGGCCGTGAAATCCGCCGGGCCTTCGTGGCGGCGGAAGGGCACCAGCTGGTGTCCGCGGACTACAGCCAGGTGGAGCTGCGGCTGCTGGCCCACATCGCGGAGGACCCGGTCCTCATCGACGCCTTCCTCAACGACCAGGACATCCACACCCGCACCGCGGCGGAAGTCTTTGGCGTGCCCCCGGAGCAGGTGGACCGCGAGCAGCGCCGGCGGGCGAAGATGGTGAACTTCGGCATCGCCTACGGCCTGTCACCCCACGGCCTGGCGGCGCGGCTGGGCATCCCCCAGGAGGAGGCGCGCGACATCATCGAGCGCTACTTCATCCGCTACGCGGGCATCCGGAACTACCTGCTGGAGACGGTGGAGAAGGCCCGGAAGACGGGCTACGTGGAGACGCTCTACGGGCGCCGCCGCTACATGCCGGACCTGCTCTCCAAGAACCGGGGCGTGGCCCAGGCCGCCGAGCGCGCCGCCATCAACATGCCGATTCAGGGCACCGCCGCGGACCTCATCAAGATGGCCATGCTCGCGGTGGACGCGGAGCTGCGGAAGGAGGGGCTGCGCACCGTGATGCTCCTCCAGGTGCACGACGAACTGCTCTTCGAGGCGCCCGACGCCGAGGTGGAGCGGGTGAAGGCCCTGGCCATGAAGGGCATGTCCTCGGTGGCGAGCCTCAAGGTGCCCCTCAAGGTGGACGTGGGCGCCGGGCGCAGCTGGTCGGACGCGCACTAG
- a CDS encoding peptidase MA family metallohydrolase, whose amino-acid sequence MRHLLVLLPLLLAVPHARAQEPGGAHGSHAREHVVNDAALVPHGRPQRVTGELTTKRFRILHTAAATVAARELAGQIESVRDGFGSILGRDWPGITEIRLGVGREEFESLALPGGRPPGWAVALAYPAHQIILLDALSLHAPDGQQTLRHELAHVALGQLAKEWPRWFQEGVAQNVTGERYSLTHYSALFRAVTQERVFHFEDLHDDWPDHPADVEIAYAQSAAFVAHLSAKFGPQAMGELVDAVGRDEPFEQAFGKAFHTSLLVEETDWRGGLAARYGWLPLTTSSALLWLAASGLCVAAFLRRRHQKAARLAEMSAQDAAEDAALRLLAAQTPVLPGVLPGPPAPAPEPAWSEWSGNVPPGEPDSTEPLDAHEAQGAAETPISREEEVPPDVSDEPREEAAPRARPPKPTLH is encoded by the coding sequence ATGCGCCACCTGCTTGTCCTGCTCCCGTTGCTGCTGGCCGTCCCCCACGCCCGGGCCCAGGAGCCTGGGGGCGCGCATGGCTCCCATGCGCGTGAGCACGTGGTGAACGACGCCGCGCTGGTGCCCCACGGCCGCCCGCAGCGGGTGACGGGAGAGCTGACCACGAAGCGCTTCCGCATCCTCCACACCGCGGCGGCCACGGTGGCGGCGCGGGAGCTGGCGGGACAGATTGAGTCCGTCCGCGACGGCTTCGGGAGCATCCTCGGGCGCGACTGGCCGGGCATCACGGAGATCCGCCTGGGCGTGGGGCGCGAGGAGTTCGAGTCGCTGGCGCTGCCCGGAGGCAGGCCTCCCGGCTGGGCGGTGGCGCTGGCCTACCCCGCGCATCAAATCATCCTCCTGGACGCGCTGAGCCTCCACGCGCCGGACGGGCAGCAGACGCTCCGGCACGAGCTGGCGCACGTGGCGCTGGGGCAGCTGGCGAAGGAGTGGCCCCGCTGGTTCCAGGAGGGCGTCGCGCAGAACGTCACCGGCGAGCGCTACTCCCTCACCCACTACTCGGCCCTCTTCCGCGCGGTGACTCAGGAGCGCGTCTTCCACTTCGAGGACCTGCACGACGACTGGCCGGACCACCCGGCGGACGTGGAGATTGCCTACGCGCAGAGCGCCGCCTTCGTCGCGCACCTGTCCGCGAAGTTCGGTCCCCAGGCCATGGGCGAGCTGGTGGACGCCGTGGGCCGCGACGAGCCCTTCGAGCAGGCCTTCGGCAAGGCCTTCCACACCTCGCTGCTGGTGGAGGAGACGGACTGGCGCGGCGGGCTGGCCGCGCGCTACGGGTGGCTGCCGCTCACCACCAGCTCCGCGCTGCTGTGGCTGGCCGCGTCCGGCCTGTGCGTGGCGGCCTTCCTGCGCCGCCGCCACCAGAAGGCCGCGCGCCTGGCGGAGATGTCCGCGCAGGACGCCGCGGAGGATGCCGCGCTGCGCCTGCTGGCCGCCCAGACGCCGGTGCTCCCGGGCGTGCTCCCCGGCCCCCCGGCCCCCGCGCCCGAGCCGGCCTGGTCCGAGTGGTCCGGCAACGTGCCGCCCGGCGAGCCCGACTCCACGGAGCCCCTGGACGCCCACGAGGCCCAGGGCGCCGCCGAGACGCCCATCTCCCGGGAGGAGGAAGTCCCCCCGGACGTGTCGGATGAGCCGCGGGAGGAGGCCGCCCCGCGCGCCCGTCCTCCCAAGCCCACCCTGCACTGA
- a CDS encoding DUF167 domain-containing protein: MAAPWLKATPEGVELALLIQPRASRTRVVGEHDGLLKLQLAAPPVDGEANAALLEFLAKQLGVPRRQVSLAAGDASRRKRVTVVGVDAARVEAVMTGGT, translated from the coding sequence ATGGCCGCGCCCTGGCTGAAGGCCACCCCCGAAGGCGTGGAGCTGGCCCTCCTCATCCAGCCGCGCGCCTCGCGCACCCGCGTGGTGGGAGAGCATGACGGCCTGCTGAAGCTCCAGCTCGCCGCGCCTCCCGTCGACGGCGAGGCCAATGCCGCCCTCCTGGAGTTCCTCGCGAAGCAGCTCGGCGTCCCCCGCCGGCAGGTGAGCCTCGCCGCCGGTGACGCATCGCGCCGCAAGCGCGTGACGGTGGTGGGGGTTGATGCGGCGCGGGTCGAGGCTGTTATGACTGGGGGAACGTGA